Proteins encoded together in one Aminipila butyrica window:
- a CDS encoding radical SAM protein yields MEIDDFLKENREYIIRECASGVKGDCILPVSTICIALTNRCNLHCIMCQYCSKEYSNKTYNNEEPFSITIDQYKELFTKELVERMYSEGDARSIDGGLPSVLFTHGESFLNKDIHGIILHTRRIMPIGYIQITTNGTISPYAIEGGEDLLKHVNIICFSIDGCTKETFEEIRTPANFETVLQNLKDWTSISKKLNRKKPFRIAIVLSKKNIHELPGIVKMAAELGSFESIYIQPLLVNQKHSHLESMKLEYIEKNLLIGAISEAQNIASREGIRLDFAVSPDILISQANNSIEQKPNYNNYMQYCSYFRNGFIEINPDGAIREICCNMTPEDNAYLMDKYNLSNNDYGFDAYNSIGYWQLRQDLINGKLEKYCRNCQLGYYDGLKYTQNHYKYHLEDKKELSSKIITLRKLLLKQENENKLSKDSIGNLKNTNAELQKILKQEEQEKTMYLSCMESLEKRVKQLENEKIQLIGKNKSLEEQIYLIFNSFSWKITEPLRIIKKAYKNRRKHGNK; encoded by the coding sequence ATGGAGATTGATGATTTCTTAAAAGAAAATAGAGAATATATAATTAGGGAATGTGCATCAGGAGTTAAAGGAGACTGCATTTTACCTGTGAGCACGATTTGTATTGCCCTTACAAATAGATGTAACCTACATTGTATAATGTGTCAATATTGTTCTAAGGAGTATTCAAATAAAACTTATAATAATGAAGAACCATTTAGTATTACAATTGACCAATATAAAGAATTATTTACTAAAGAACTAGTTGAAAGAATGTACAGTGAAGGTGATGCAAGATCTATTGATGGCGGGTTACCTTCTGTCTTATTTACTCATGGAGAGTCCTTTTTAAATAAAGATATTCATGGTATTATTTTACATACAAGGCGGATAATGCCGATTGGCTATATTCAGATTACAACTAATGGAACTATTTCTCCATATGCAATAGAAGGTGGAGAAGACTTATTGAAACATGTGAATATAATTTGCTTCTCAATTGATGGATGTACAAAAGAAACTTTTGAAGAAATTAGAACACCAGCTAATTTTGAAACGGTTTTACAAAATCTGAAAGATTGGACAAGTATCTCTAAGAAACTTAATAGAAAAAAACCATTTAGGATTGCTATCGTTTTATCAAAGAAGAATATTCATGAATTACCGGGAATAGTTAAAATGGCTGCCGAATTAGGCAGTTTTGAATCTATCTATATTCAGCCATTGCTAGTAAATCAAAAGCATAGTCATTTAGAGTCAATGAAATTAGAATATATTGAAAAGAATCTATTAATTGGAGCTATTAGTGAAGCACAAAATATTGCTTCAAGAGAAGGGATACGGTTAGATTTCGCAGTCTCACCAGATATTCTAATTTCACAAGCAAACAATTCTATTGAACAGAAGCCAAATTATAATAATTACATGCAGTATTGCTCATATTTTAGAAATGGCTTCATAGAAATAAATCCAGATGGAGCAATCAGGGAAATATGTTGTAATATGACGCCAGAAGATAATGCTTATTTGATGGATAAATATAACCTTAGTAATAATGACTATGGTTTTGATGCATATAACTCAATAGGATATTGGCAACTAAGACAAGATTTAATCAATGGGAAATTAGAAAAATATTGTAGGAATTGTCAACTTGGTTATTATGATGGATTAAAGTACACACAAAATCATTATAAGTACCATCTTGAAGATAAGAAGGAATTGTCTAGTAAGATAATTACATTGAGGAAGCTGCTTTTAAAACAAGAAAATGAGAATAAACTAAGCAAGGATTCTATAGGTAATTTAAAGAATACTAACGCTGAGTTGCAAAAAATACTTAAGCAAGAAGAACAAGAGAAAACTATGTATTTAAGCTGCATGGAGAGTTTAGAGAAAAGAGTTAAGCAATTAGAGAATGAAAAAATACAATTAATAGGAAAGAATAAAAGTTTGGAAGAACAAATCTATTTAATTTTTAATTCATTTTCATGGAAGATTACTGAGCCACTCCGTATTATAAAAAAAGCTTATAAAAATAGGAGGAAGCATGGAAACAAATAA
- a CDS encoding glycosyltransferase: MNNEDLVSVIIVSYNSENTIMQTLESIKSQTYNKVELIITDDASSDNTVELCKQWIANNQQRFIQCELIVSKENCGVAGNCNRGIEKALGEYIKLIAADDILINNYLEDMINGMGDHDIAFCYEYLFCESEELEKDVKYLKVAPESLETYRLSYKELYKKQLVRNDFNAPTALIRSRVFKSIGGYDENYPFMEDLPFWLKCVKTKQKICFVEIYGVFYRRSMKSISRGVSEFGIDVENEKQKKFKSDYDRFLKLRKKEMFKHGMIKQYYLTFGDEIYRDFKLKHPEKKIIKLILWLFTPFIKHDFLSRFLDNYFIQNQERLNKKYTVLQNYIEQKKEYYIKKNDYFRDFKKQQMNLIKKQKMKCRYMKLEQQDTVLYNDLKKNYKKNKNELRRNFRKQKYEIKKQNIKVTFLGWIILKWEVIIRRYYIILLEQKISPFICKLFLLLSPISIYHYIKHSINNFNNCVFKSIRSEDKTINFDILEIKYRTAPSFKGQIKIKNEWEYLLKRELALQKKYLNHKTKGPIKIVFVIHLLATISAVETIFIAMEKDKKFKPIILIVPGLQPGMESNYYYNDGLIEYIQEKGYNYALGYEKGNWHSIFEFDPDGVFFQTPYESQRHPIYSYSNVKAFPKIMYTPYGPWVMDKSVDDYISCGIDKNFFNTCWKMFADSLTIEIMQYAAPEYLSKCILTGTPKVDYVWKTSGIVDTYCWKNVKGKKIIWLPRWGIEEDRTSFLDYYRYFLNIIETKDINFVMRPHPLLWKDLKQSQVMSEKEIENIINQYDRENSFIDDGCYDYREGLLSCDFIIADFTSVIYEYIPTMKPIVYTPKDNTLINPLIMDVCYVVRNGNEMKSVIDDLLLGKDPMREKRKRLINQLNYFPNGKSNGEDIMEYIKTNIANN, encoded by the coding sequence GTGAACAATGAAGATTTAGTAAGTGTAATTATAGTAAGTTATAATAGTGAAAATACTATTATGCAAACACTAGAAAGTATAAAAAGTCAAACTTATAATAAAGTTGAATTAATAATTACAGATGATGCTTCCTCTGATAATACTGTAGAATTATGTAAACAATGGATAGCCAATAATCAACAAAGATTTATTCAATGTGAATTAATAGTATCAAAGGAAAATTGTGGAGTCGCAGGAAATTGTAATAGAGGTATAGAGAAAGCATTAGGAGAATATATCAAATTAATTGCTGCAGATGATATTTTAATAAATAATTATTTAGAAGATATGATAAATGGCATGGGTGATCATGATATTGCTTTCTGCTATGAATATTTATTTTGTGAATCAGAAGAATTAGAGAAAGATGTTAAATATCTAAAGGTTGCCCCAGAGAGTTTAGAAACATATCGTTTATCTTATAAAGAATTATATAAAAAGCAATTGGTAAGGAATGATTTTAATGCCCCTACAGCGTTAATTCGAAGCCGTGTATTTAAAAGTATTGGAGGGTATGATGAAAATTATCCATTTATGGAAGACTTACCTTTTTGGCTTAAATGTGTTAAAACAAAGCAAAAAATTTGCTTTGTAGAAATTTATGGTGTATTTTATCGCAGAAGTATGAAAAGTATTTCTAGAGGCGTTTCAGAATTTGGAATAGATGTTGAAAATGAAAAGCAAAAAAAATTCAAAAGTGATTACGATAGATTTTTAAAATTAAGAAAAAAGGAAATGTTTAAGCATGGTATGATAAAACAATATTATTTAACCTTTGGAGATGAGATCTATAGAGATTTTAAACTTAAGCATCCTGAGAAAAAAATTATAAAGCTGATTCTTTGGTTATTTACACCATTTATAAAGCATGATTTTCTTTCTCGATTCTTAGATAACTATTTTATTCAAAATCAAGAAAGATTAAATAAAAAATATACAGTTTTACAAAATTATATTGAACAGAAAAAAGAGTATTATATAAAAAAGAATGACTATTTTAGAGATTTTAAAAAGCAACAAATGAATTTAATAAAAAAACAAAAAATGAAATGTAGATATATGAAATTAGAACAACAAGATACTGTATTATATAATGATTTAAAAAAGAACTATAAAAAGAATAAAAATGAGTTAAGGAGAAATTTCCGTAAGCAAAAGTATGAAATAAAAAAACAGAATATTAAAGTAACTTTCTTAGGCTGGATAATATTAAAATGGGAAGTTATTATTAGAAGATATTATATAATATTACTTGAACAAAAAATTTCTCCATTTATATGTAAGTTATTTCTTTTGCTTTCGCCTATATCAATTTATCATTATATAAAACATTCTATAAATAATTTTAATAACTGTGTTTTTAAATCTATAAGATCTGAGGATAAAACTATTAATTTTGATATTTTAGAGATAAAATATCGTACTGCACCATCCTTTAAAGGTCAGATAAAAATAAAAAATGAATGGGAGTATCTTCTTAAAAGGGAATTAGCGTTACAAAAAAAATATCTTAATCATAAAACAAAAGGCCCCATTAAAATTGTATTTGTAATTCATCTCCTAGCAACCATTTCTGCAGTAGAGACTATATTTATAGCAATGGAAAAGGATAAAAAATTTAAGCCTATCATATTAATTGTTCCTGGTTTACAACCAGGAATGGAAAGCAATTATTATTATAATGACGGCCTAATAGAATATATACAGGAAAAAGGATACAATTATGCATTAGGTTATGAAAAAGGAAATTGGCATAGTATTTTTGAGTTTGATCCAGATGGTGTTTTTTTTCAAACGCCGTATGAGAGTCAACGGCATCCAATATACTCATATTCTAATGTGAAAGCATTCCCTAAGATTATGTATACGCCGTATGGACCTTGGGTGATGGATAAAAGTGTAGATGATTATATTTCTTGTGGAATAGATAAGAATTTTTTTAATACTTGTTGGAAGATGTTTGCAGACTCTCTTACAATAGAGATAATGCAATATGCAGCACCAGAATATCTTTCAAAGTGTATATTAACAGGTACACCTAAAGTAGATTATGTTTGGAAAACAAGTGGAATAGTGGATACATATTGTTGGAAAAATGTCAAAGGTAAAAAGATAATCTGGCTTCCACGTTGGGGAATTGAAGAAGATAGAACATCCTTTTTAGATTACTATAGATATTTCCTAAACATCATAGAGACGAAAGATATAAATTTTGTAATGAGACCACATCCACTACTATGGAAGGATCTGAAACAAAGCCAAGTCATGTCAGAAAAAGAAATAGAGAATATCATTAACCAATATGATAGGGAAAACTCGTTCATAGATGATGGTTGTTATGATTATAGAGAAGGATTGCTAAGCTGCGATTTTATAATTGCAGATTTTACTTCTGTAATATATGAATATATACCAACAATGAAGCCCATAGTTTATACCCCTAAGGATAATACATTAATAAATCCCCTAATAATGGATGTTTGTTATGTTGTCAGAAATGGTAATGAGATGAAATCTGTAATTGATGATTTATTGTTAGGAAAAGATCCAATGAGAGAAAAAAGGAAGAGACTAATTAATCAATTGAATTATTTCCCGAATGGCAAAAGTAATGGGGAAGATATTATGGAATATATAAAAACTAATATAGCAAATAATTAA
- a CDS encoding DUF1653 domain-containing protein, which produces MVREIIAKRPYRHFKGRLYYVHDIVMHTETREWMVSYQALYEPYGMFVRPLAMFAEEIESNRPDNVTKQIYRFELFKGM; this is translated from the coding sequence TTGGTCAGAGAGATTATAGCCAAAAGGCCCTACAGGCATTTTAAGGGCAGGCTTTACTATGTCCACGATATCGTCATGCACACGGAAACCAGGGAATGGATGGTGTCCTATCAGGCCTTGTATGAGCCTTATGGCATGTTCGTCCGCCCACTTGCTATGTTTGCAGAGGAAATAGAATCAAATCGACCAGATAACGTGACAAAACAGATATATCGGTTTGAACTGTTTAAGGGCATGTGA
- the galE gene encoding UDP-glucose 4-epimerase GalE: protein MNILVTGGAGYIGSHIAWELQQKGYSVVIYDNLSTGHSWAAKNCELVIGDLFDVKRMETVLEEYAIDGVIHFAASSLVGESVRNPAKYYENNVLGSKRLLDAMRSKGVDKLVFSSSCATYGLPTRIPITESELQQPINTYGWTKLIIEQLMRDYGNAYGLQSIALRYFNAAGAAYEAGLGESHQPETHVIPLLLEAAARKREHFSLFGQDYPTEDGSCIRDYIHVKDLAQAHILALEKLIAQEEEIKTTNAPNSGSFDCFNLGTGSGVSVLELIRTVESVTGSKVPIEIGPRRLGDPPILVADNSKAVQILGWKPIYSEIQNIVESAYKWETIKAFWAGDTNQISNRIF from the coding sequence ATGAACATTTTAGTCACCGGTGGAGCGGGGTATATAGGCAGTCACATTGCCTGGGAACTGCAGCAAAAAGGTTATTCGGTGGTGATATACGATAATTTGTCCACGGGACATAGCTGGGCAGCTAAAAATTGTGAATTGGTAATAGGCGATTTATTTGATGTCAAGCGGATGGAAACAGTATTGGAAGAATACGCTATTGATGGAGTTATCCACTTTGCTGCCAGTTCGCTGGTAGGCGAATCTGTTCGCAACCCAGCAAAATATTACGAAAACAATGTGCTGGGCAGCAAGCGGCTGCTAGATGCTATGAGGAGTAAAGGAGTGGATAAGTTGGTTTTTTCCTCCAGCTGTGCTACCTACGGATTGCCCACACGGATTCCCATTACCGAAAGCGAATTGCAGCAACCCATTAACACCTACGGATGGACGAAACTCATCATTGAGCAACTGATGAGGGATTACGGAAACGCCTACGGATTGCAGAGCATCGCCCTGCGGTATTTTAATGCGGCTGGTGCAGCCTACGAAGCCGGATTAGGCGAATCACACCAGCCGGAAACCCATGTCATTCCGCTACTGCTGGAAGCTGCCGCCAGAAAGCGAGAGCACTTCTCCCTGTTTGGGCAGGATTACCCTACAGAAGATGGAAGCTGCATTCGAGATTACATTCACGTAAAAGATCTGGCTCAGGCTCACATACTGGCACTGGAAAAGCTTATAGCCCAAGAAGAGGAGATAAAAACAACCAATGCCCCTAATTCAGGCAGTTTTGACTGTTTTAATTTGGGAACTGGAAGCGGGGTGTCCGTTCTGGAACTGATTCGTACTGTGGAATCGGTAACTGGCAGTAAGGTACCGATTGAAATTGGCCCAAGGAGGCTAGGAGATCCACCGATATTGGTAGCGGATAACAGCAAAGCGGTTCAAATACTGGGCTGGAAGCCAATTTATTCAGAGATACAAAACATTGTGGAAAGTGCCTATAAATGGGAAACGATTAAAGCCTTTTGGGCAGGGGATACAAATCAAATCAGTAATCGGATTTTCTAG
- a CDS encoding glycosyltransferase: METNNKPLVSALIVAYNSGDLIFETIDSVLMQDYPNIELIISDDASKKGFDKQEIEEYIKKNRQRNIKNYKVFKNTENLGTVKHLENMREVAKGEFDISIAGDDVWIDNTVFSDFINRFIELGDAAEFIVSQVQMCDEKLEKIISNFIPDDEIEIIKKGNQSQLLNISIYHCILPGLGSAFRSTFHNKIGKLSDQYKLIEDWTTHIRALKRGIPVFYLDRVTAKHRDGGVSHGNSRNCSDTYFDYCRDLLVLFENEIMPNSHDFDENAFEKALSNHEFRKEKYIEEFNAYKRYSSKKEKKILGISKWKIQEYLKNKLTKFCNLNEIKKNLICNAILFIAVNSISFKNNTLMPNFINYFIFICSMFMFFLLNLQILCKFIILLNKIKKLK; the protein is encoded by the coding sequence ATGGAAACAAATAATAAACCGTTGGTATCAGCTTTAATTGTCGCATATAATAGCGGTGATTTAATATTTGAAACCATTGATTCCGTTCTAATGCAAGATTATCCTAATATAGAACTGATAATCAGTGATGATGCTTCTAAAAAAGGTTTCGATAAACAAGAAATAGAGGAGTATATTAAAAAAAATCGACAAAGAAACATTAAAAATTACAAGGTTTTTAAAAACACTGAAAATCTAGGCACGGTTAAGCATTTAGAAAATATGAGAGAAGTGGCAAAGGGTGAATTTGATATTTCGATTGCTGGTGATGATGTATGGATAGACAATACTGTTTTTTCAGACTTTATAAATCGATTTATTGAATTAGGAGATGCTGCAGAGTTTATAGTATCACAGGTACAAATGTGCGATGAAAAATTAGAAAAAATTATTTCAAACTTCATACCTGATGATGAAATTGAAATAATAAAAAAAGGCAATCAAAGTCAATTGTTAAATATTAGTATATATCACTGTATTCTTCCTGGATTAGGCTCAGCATTTAGATCTACATTTCATAATAAAATAGGTAAATTGTCAGATCAGTATAAGCTAATTGAAGATTGGACAACCCATATAAGAGCTTTAAAAAGAGGTATTCCAGTATTTTATCTTGATAGGGTTACTGCGAAACATAGGGATGGTGGCGTTAGCCATGGGAATTCAAGAAATTGTTCTGATACTTATTTTGATTACTGTAGGGATTTATTGGTACTTTTTGAAAATGAAATTATGCCTAATTCGCATGATTTCGACGAAAATGCTTTTGAAAAAGCACTATCAAATCATGAATTTCGGAAAGAAAAATATATAGAAGAGTTTAATGCTTATAAAAGATATTCATCTAAAAAAGAAAAAAAAATTCTTGGAATCTCAAAATGGAAAATTCAAGAGTATTTAAAGAATAAGTTAACAAAATTTTGCAATCTGAATGAAATTAAAAAAAATCTTATATGCAATGCCATTTTATTTATTGCGGTAAATTCTATTAGTTTTAAAAATAATACTTTAATGCCAAATTTTATAAATTATTTTATTTTTATATGCAGTATGTTTATGTTTTTTTTGTTAAATTTACAAATTTTATGCAAATTTATTATATTGTTAAATAAAATTAAAAAGCTGAAATAG